Proteins encoded by one window of Streptacidiphilus sp. PB12-B1b:
- a CDS encoding type I polyketide synthase: protein MPANRATEAVAVIGYACRLPGAATAEAFWRLLDDGAHAVGEPPSGRFPDGAGVRPGGYLEQVDGFDPEFFGISPAEAAAADPQQRLLLELAWEALEHAGTLPAQLGASRTGVFVGSIAGDYATLVHRHAPDAVTRHSLTGLNRGVLANRLSYAFDLRGPSLTVDSAQSSSLVAVHLALESLRSGESELALAAGVNLNLAADSTRTVDRFGALSPDDRCFTFDARANGYVRGEGAVLLVLKPLARALADGDPVRAVLLGSAVNSDGATEGLTVPSAQAQTRVVRAAVERAGLDPRQVQYVELHGTGTRVGDPIEAAALGAALGAGRPDGDVLLVGSAKTNVGHLEGASGIVGLLKVVLSVHHRRLPASLNFAEPNPEIDFDRLALRVRTRSGPWPHPERRLVAGVSSFGVGGTNAHVLVAEAETATRTAAEAAADTDAGIPSGAAPSAEPPTLWPLSARSPQALRAQAARLLEHLTDQDAPNPVELARSLATDRTAFEHRAVLLGTDLAQFVAELHVLTQDQQSTELIRGTAHGGGRTVFVFPGQGSQWDSMARELLAAASDSRTASAFADSVHACAAALAPHTDWSLTDVLLGRPGAPGLDRVDVVQPALWAVMVSLAALWQAAGVRPDAVIGHSQGEVAAAYVSGALSLEDAAAVVALRSRAIAGLGGSGTGGMASVPLPEAEVRGRIAALGDELSIAAVNGPSATVVSGDRAAVDALVASCTDEGIRARVVPVDYASHSPQVEPLRESLPEILAGITPRPARIAFYSTVTGGLVDTTALDPGYWYRNLRQTVEFDRAVRAAHADGHRAYVESSPHAVLTVGLGQILDGAAAVTGTLRRDHGGLRQFHTALAGFHVQGGAVDWAAFHGPRTRRAELPTYAFQRRRLWFDASQGRTQPVPVAPAAVETDAGTAAVEAAAEHGTALLHTVLTSAAIVLGQPSAEAVDPDRTFRDLGFDSVSAVEFRDRLGSATGLPLSTTLVYDRPTPRAVADHLRDLATGGRPSSDTAAPATAPAHDDDPIAVVAMSGRWPGGADTPEALWELLRSGRDAIGDFPDNRGWDLDALYDPNGLRPGTSYTRQGGFLYDADRFDGAFFGLSPRESAAMDPQQRLLLESSWELCERAGILPASLRGSRTGVFVGVTPQDYGPRLHQTPEGYQGHALTGSLTSVASGRLAYVLGLEGPAISVDTACSSSLVALHLAAQSLRQGESDLALAGGAAVMSGPGMFTEFSRQHGLAADGRCKPFAAAADGTAWAEGVGLLLLERLSDARRNGHPVLALVRGSAVNQDGASNGLTAPNGPSQERVIRQALRNAGLCPADVDAVEAHGTGTALGDPIEAQALIAVYGQDRPADRPLLLGSLKSSIGHTQAAAGVTGVIAMVQSMQHGELPATLHLDRPTPHVDWSAGTVALLPQATPWPQPRTGEGDRDRPLVERPRRAGVSSFGISGTNAHLILEAPATAPEDAAPAAGPEPTAPLPWVLSARDPEQLRAQAERLLTRLAADPRPSAADLGHSLAATRARFDHRAVLTGSDPAEQEAQLRALAAGRTAPGLHTGSARSGVRTAVLLSGQGSQRPGAGRALYAAHSVFARALDAAAELFDAHLDVPLREVMFAEPGTERAALLDATGYTQPALFTLQLALYRLVESYGVRADHLIGHSVGELTAAHLAGVLSLPDAVALVAARGRLMQALPAGGAMAALQATEAELLPLLAGREARVGIAAVNGPTSVVISGDADEVRRLADSWRSRGRRSKLLTVSHAFHSPHMDAVLDDFRRIAAGLRFGEPRIPVVSNLTGLPATAEQLRDPDYWVRHIREAVRFHDGVRTLDGLGVTGFLELGPSPVLTALVEDALPDSDSDFDADADADADADADAGPTPRAVVAALRPERDETRTLTEALAQLHVHGTPVDWSAAFAGRQARRIPLPTYPFHRTRHWLDQPATAAPAAAGLGEAGHPLLGAALELPEDAGWLLTGRLSLRTHPWLADHAVGGRVLLPGTALLELAVDAARRTGAPGVAELDLEAPLLLGATGAVQLQVSVGAADAGGRRPLRVHARPEPGPAGSGPGEWTRHATGALAAPDTLAVPDSGTAPALNAAGLPDAGVWPPTGAEPVDVADLYERLADLGYAYGPAFRGLTAAWRLGEELYAEVGPGPAAVADASGYRLNPALSDAALHAVVGLLPSGTGEHPARPRVPFAWNGVTLHRHGASALRVRIRPTGPDAVALDLADDSGAPVATVGSLTLRTVADSGAEAAYRLDWQPLPRQAATAPTAWAVLSGTANVTGTDTAPDARGDLLRVALARATGQPVPVVDRPGDLPAAPARTVVAVVPDASAALAAIQSWLAEEQAADTPHRLALATRRAVAVHPGEDVPEPAAATVWGLVRTAQAEHPGRLLLLDLDDAPGTPDALPAAVAAAVAADEPQLAVRGEEVLVPRLVRVRAADTLAAPPEAGPWRLDTRTPGSIDSVELLPAPGAERELGPDEVRIALRAAGLNFRDVLIALGMYPGGASIGAEGAGIVLETGPGVTGLAAGDRVMGLVQGTLGPVAVTDRRLLTRVPEGWSFAQAASVPVAFLTAYHGLYDLAGLRPGESLLVHAATGGVGQAAVQLARHGGAEVFGTASPGKWATLRGQGLDDRRIADSRTLGFEDAFREATGGRGVDVVLNSLAREFTDASLRLLAPRGRFVEMGKTDPRDPQAVARDHNGASYQAFDLFDVDPERIAEILSRLAELFATGALTPLPVQAQDVRQAEHALRGLSQARHTGKLALTLPAGLRPEGTVLVTGGTGALGRLVARRLVTHHGVSRLLLTSRQGYSAPGAEELIAELAALGAQTTVAACDAADAEALAALLAGVPSAHPLTAVVHAAGVLDDTLLTSLTPDRLRDVLRPKAEGAWNLHRATEHLDLAAFVLFSSAVGLLGNPGQANYAAANAYLDALAQHRRIRGLPAASLAWGHWAEAGGLAARLSRTESERLARTGLAPMPTDLALGLFDAALGTPYALLATAALDTGGRPPGELSPVLRGLARPRPRPATAVPAVDDAAELRRRLDGKRPAEQERLLLALVRDNAAAVLGHPGPEAIRPDIGFMDAEFDSLSAIELRNRINTATGLRLPSTAVFDHPTPLALAAHLRACLAPEPPAVPAPAPAPVPVPGPVDDLADRIADVGDDEIFDFLHNELGIS from the coding sequence GTGCCCGCCAACCGTGCCACGGAGGCGGTCGCGGTCATCGGGTACGCCTGCCGACTGCCCGGCGCGGCCACCGCCGAGGCGTTCTGGCGGCTGCTGGACGACGGCGCCCACGCCGTCGGGGAGCCCCCGAGCGGGCGCTTCCCCGACGGCGCCGGGGTCCGCCCCGGCGGCTACCTGGAGCAGGTGGACGGCTTCGACCCGGAGTTCTTCGGCATCTCGCCCGCGGAGGCCGCCGCCGCCGACCCCCAGCAGCGCCTGCTGCTGGAACTCGCCTGGGAGGCACTGGAACACGCCGGAACCCTGCCCGCACAGCTGGGCGCGAGCCGCACCGGCGTCTTCGTCGGCTCCATCGCGGGCGACTACGCCACGCTCGTCCACCGGCACGCGCCGGACGCCGTCACCCGGCACAGCCTGACCGGCCTCAACCGGGGCGTTCTCGCCAACCGCCTCTCCTACGCCTTCGACCTGCGCGGGCCCAGCCTGACCGTGGACTCGGCCCAGTCCTCCTCGCTGGTCGCCGTGCACCTGGCGCTGGAGAGCCTGCGCAGCGGCGAGTCCGAACTGGCCCTGGCCGCCGGGGTCAACCTCAATCTCGCCGCCGACAGCACGCGGACCGTGGACCGGTTCGGCGCGCTCTCGCCCGACGACCGCTGCTTCACCTTCGACGCCCGCGCCAACGGCTACGTCCGGGGCGAGGGCGCGGTGCTGCTGGTGCTCAAGCCGCTGGCCCGGGCACTCGCCGACGGCGACCCGGTGCGGGCGGTGCTGCTGGGCAGCGCCGTCAACAGCGACGGCGCGACCGAGGGGCTGACCGTCCCCAGCGCGCAGGCGCAGACCCGGGTGGTACGCGCGGCCGTGGAACGGGCCGGTCTGGACCCCCGACAGGTGCAGTACGTGGAACTGCACGGCACGGGCACCCGGGTCGGCGACCCGATCGAGGCGGCCGCGCTGGGAGCCGCCCTGGGCGCCGGACGGCCCGACGGCGACGTGCTGCTGGTCGGCTCCGCCAAGACCAATGTGGGGCACCTGGAGGGCGCCTCCGGAATCGTCGGGCTGCTCAAGGTCGTACTGAGCGTCCACCACCGCAGGCTGCCCGCCAGCCTCAACTTCGCCGAACCCAACCCGGAGATCGACTTCGACCGGCTGGCGCTGCGGGTGCGCACCCGATCCGGACCGTGGCCGCACCCGGAACGGCGGCTGGTCGCGGGCGTCAGCTCCTTCGGCGTGGGCGGCACCAACGCCCACGTCCTGGTCGCCGAGGCCGAAACTGCAACCCGGACCGCAGCCGAGGCCGCAGCCGATACCGATGCCGGGATCCCGTCCGGGGCGGCGCCGTCGGCGGAGCCGCCGACCCTGTGGCCGCTCTCCGCCCGCAGCCCGCAGGCCCTGCGCGCCCAGGCCGCACGGCTGTTGGAGCACCTCACGGATCAGGACGCCCCGAACCCGGTCGAGTTGGCACGCTCCCTGGCCACCGACCGGACCGCCTTCGAGCACCGGGCCGTGTTGCTCGGCACCGACCTCGCCCAGTTCGTCGCTGAACTTCACGTTCTGACGCAGGATCAGCAATCGACCGAGCTGATTCGGGGCACCGCGCACGGCGGCGGACGCACCGTGTTCGTCTTCCCCGGGCAGGGCAGCCAATGGGATTCCATGGCACGGGAGTTGCTGGCCGCAGCCTCCGACAGCCGGACCGCGTCCGCCTTCGCCGACAGCGTCCACGCCTGCGCTGCCGCGCTGGCGCCGCACACCGACTGGTCCCTGACCGATGTACTGCTCGGTCGGCCCGGTGCCCCTGGCCTGGACCGGGTCGACGTGGTGCAGCCCGCGCTGTGGGCGGTCATGGTCTCGCTGGCCGCGCTCTGGCAGGCGGCAGGCGTCCGCCCCGACGCCGTCATCGGCCACTCCCAGGGCGAGGTCGCAGCCGCCTACGTCTCCGGTGCGCTCAGCCTGGAGGACGCCGCCGCCGTGGTCGCCCTGCGCTCCCGGGCCATCGCCGGGCTCGGCGGCTCCGGCACCGGCGGGATGGCGTCGGTGCCGCTGCCCGAAGCCGAGGTCCGGGGCAGGATCGCAGCTCTGGGCGACGAGTTGAGCATCGCCGCCGTCAACGGCCCCTCGGCGACGGTGGTGTCCGGTGACCGCGCGGCCGTCGACGCCCTGGTCGCCTCCTGCACCGACGAGGGCATCCGGGCCCGCGTGGTCCCGGTCGACTACGCCTCGCACTCCCCGCAGGTCGAGCCGCTGCGCGAGAGCCTGCCGGAGATCCTCGCCGGGATCACCCCCCGACCTGCCCGGATCGCCTTCTACTCGACCGTCACCGGCGGGCTGGTGGACACCACCGCGCTGGACCCCGGCTACTGGTACCGCAACCTGCGGCAGACCGTCGAGTTCGACCGGGCCGTGCGCGCCGCCCACGCCGACGGGCACCGCGCATACGTCGAGAGCAGCCCGCACGCAGTGCTGACCGTGGGCCTCGGCCAGATCCTGGACGGCGCGGCGGCCGTCACCGGCACCCTGCGCCGCGACCACGGCGGTCTGCGGCAGTTCCACACCGCGCTGGCCGGCTTCCACGTCCAGGGCGGGGCGGTGGACTGGGCCGCCTTCCACGGCCCGCGCACCCGCCGGGCGGAACTACCGACCTACGCCTTCCAGCGGCGACGGCTGTGGTTCGACGCCTCCCAGGGCCGCACCCAGCCCGTACCCGTCGCACCCGCCGCCGTCGAGACGGACGCCGGAACCGCCGCCGTCGAGGCCGCCGCCGAGCATGGAACCGCGCTGCTGCACACCGTGCTGACCAGCGCCGCCATCGTGCTGGGCCAGCCCTCCGCCGAGGCTGTCGACCCGGACCGGACCTTCCGCGACCTCGGCTTCGACTCCGTCTCCGCCGTCGAGTTCCGCGACCGGCTGGGCAGCGCCACCGGCCTGCCGCTGTCCACCACCCTGGTCTACGACCGCCCCACCCCCCGCGCCGTCGCCGACCACCTGCGCGACCTCGCCACCGGCGGCCGTCCCTCGTCCGACACCGCCGCCCCGGCGACAGCGCCCGCCCACGACGACGACCCGATCGCCGTCGTCGCCATGAGCGGACGCTGGCCCGGCGGCGCGGACACCCCCGAAGCGCTCTGGGAACTGCTCCGCTCCGGCCGCGACGCCATCGGCGACTTCCCCGACAACCGGGGCTGGGACCTGGACGCCCTCTACGACCCGAACGGGCTGCGCCCTGGCACCTCCTACACCCGGCAGGGCGGCTTCCTCTACGACGCCGACCGCTTCGACGGCGCCTTCTTCGGCCTGAGCCCGCGCGAGTCGGCGGCGATGGACCCGCAGCAGCGGCTGCTGCTGGAGTCCTCCTGGGAGCTGTGCGAGCGCGCCGGCATCCTCCCGGCCTCCCTGCGCGGCAGCCGCACCGGGGTCTTCGTCGGCGTCACCCCGCAGGACTACGGCCCCCGGCTGCACCAGACCCCGGAGGGCTACCAGGGCCACGCCCTCACCGGCAGCCTCACCAGCGTGGCCTCCGGGCGGCTGGCCTACGTCCTCGGCCTCGAGGGCCCGGCCATCAGCGTGGACACCGCCTGCTCCTCCTCGCTGGTGGCGCTGCACCTGGCCGCGCAGTCGCTGCGGCAGGGCGAGAGCGATCTGGCGCTCGCCGGTGGGGCGGCGGTGATGTCCGGGCCGGGCATGTTCACCGAGTTCAGCCGTCAGCACGGGCTGGCCGCCGACGGCCGCTGCAAGCCCTTCGCCGCCGCTGCGGACGGCACCGCCTGGGCCGAGGGCGTGGGCCTGCTGCTGCTGGAACGGCTCTCGGACGCCCGCCGCAACGGTCACCCGGTGCTGGCCCTGGTCCGTGGCTCGGCGGTGAACCAGGACGGCGCCTCCAACGGGTTGACCGCCCCCAACGGCCCCTCGCAGGAGCGGGTGATCCGGCAGGCCCTGCGCAACGCCGGACTCTGCCCGGCCGACGTGGACGCCGTCGAGGCCCACGGCACCGGCACCGCCCTGGGCGACCCGATCGAGGCGCAGGCCCTGATCGCCGTCTACGGCCAGGACCGCCCTGCGGACCGGCCGCTGCTGCTGGGCTCGCTCAAGTCCAGCATCGGCCACACCCAGGCAGCTGCCGGGGTGACCGGGGTCATCGCCATGGTCCAGTCCATGCAGCACGGCGAACTGCCCGCCACCCTGCACCTGGACCGCCCCACGCCGCACGTCGACTGGTCGGCCGGGACGGTGGCGCTGCTGCCGCAGGCCACCCCCTGGCCGCAGCCCCGGACCGGCGAGGGCGACCGCGACCGGCCCCTTGTCGAGCGCCCGCGCCGGGCCGGGGTCTCCTCCTTCGGCATCAGCGGCACCAACGCCCATCTGATCCTCGAAGCACCCGCGACGGCCCCCGAGGACGCCGCCCCCGCCGCCGGGCCGGAGCCGACGGCCCCGCTGCCCTGGGTGCTGTCCGCCCGCGACCCCGAGCAGCTGCGCGCGCAGGCGGAGCGGCTGCTGACCCGGCTGGCCGCCGACCCCCGGCCGTCCGCCGCCGATCTCGGCCACTCGCTGGCCGCCACCCGGGCCCGCTTCGACCACCGCGCCGTACTGACCGGCAGCGACCCGGCCGAGCAGGAGGCCCAGCTGCGCGCCCTCGCGGCCGGGCGGACCGCACCCGGCCTGCACACCGGCAGCGCCCGGTCGGGCGTCCGCACCGCCGTCCTGCTCTCCGGTCAGGGCAGCCAGCGCCCGGGCGCGGGCCGCGCGCTGTACGCCGCCCACTCGGTCTTCGCCCGGGCGCTGGACGCCGCCGCCGAGCTGTTCGACGCCCACCTGGACGTCCCGCTCAGGGAGGTGATGTTCGCCGAGCCCGGCACCGAGCGGGCCGCGCTGCTGGACGCCACCGGCTACACCCAGCCCGCCCTGTTCACCCTGCAGCTCGCGCTGTACCGGCTGGTGGAGTCGTACGGCGTGCGGGCCGACCACCTCATCGGCCACTCCGTGGGCGAGCTGACCGCCGCCCACCTGGCCGGGGTGCTCTCGCTGCCCGACGCGGTGGCCCTGGTCGCCGCACGCGGACGGCTGATGCAGGCCCTGCCTGCGGGCGGCGCTATGGCCGCCCTGCAGGCCACCGAGGCCGAACTGCTGCCGCTGCTCGCCGGACGCGAGGCCCGGGTGGGCATCGCGGCCGTCAACGGGCCGACATCCGTCGTCATCTCCGGCGACGCCGACGAGGTGCGGCGGCTGGCCGACAGTTGGCGCTCGCGCGGCCGCCGCAGCAAGCTGCTGACGGTCAGCCACGCCTTCCACTCGCCGCACATGGACGCGGTGCTGGACGACTTCCGCCGGATCGCCGCCGGGCTGCGCTTCGGCGAACCGCGCATCCCGGTGGTCTCCAACCTCACCGGCCTGCCCGCCACCGCCGAGCAACTGCGCGATCCGGACTACTGGGTCCGGCACATCCGCGAGGCAGTGCGCTTCCACGACGGCGTACGCACCCTGGACGGCTTGGGCGTCACCGGCTTCCTAGAGCTGGGCCCGAGCCCGGTGCTGACCGCCCTGGTCGAGGACGCCCTGCCCGACTCCGACTCCGACTTCGACGCGGACGCGGACGCGGACGCGGACGCCGACGCCGACGCCGGGCCGACGCCGCGCGCCGTGGTCGCCGCGCTGCGCCCCGAGCGGGACGAGACCCGCACCCTGACCGAGGCCCTGGCGCAGCTGCACGTCCACGGCACGCCGGTGGACTGGTCCGCTGCCTTCGCCGGACGGCAGGCCCGGCGGATTCCGCTGCCCACCTACCCCTTCCACCGCACCCGGCACTGGCTGGACCAGCCCGCCACGGCCGCGCCCGCCGCAGCCGGCCTGGGCGAGGCCGGACACCCGCTGCTCGGCGCCGCCCTCGAACTGCCCGAGGACGCAGGGTGGTTGCTCACCGGGCGGCTGTCGCTGCGGACCCACCCCTGGCTGGCCGACCATGCGGTCGGTGGCCGGGTGCTGCTGCCGGGCACCGCCCTGCTGGAACTGGCCGTGGACGCCGCCCGGCGCACCGGCGCGCCGGGCGTCGCCGAACTGGACCTGGAGGCACCGCTGCTGCTCGGCGCGACCGGGGCGGTGCAGCTCCAGGTCTCCGTGGGCGCCGCCGACGCCGGCGGGCGCAGGCCGTTGCGGGTGCACGCGCGCCCCGAGCCCGGCCCTGCGGGCTCCGGCCCGGGGGAGTGGACCCGGCACGCCACCGGCGCCCTCGCCGCCCCCGACACCCTCGCCGTCCCCGACAGCGGCACCGCGCCCGCCCTGAATGCCGCCGGGCTGCCCGACGCCGGGGTGTGGCCGCCGACCGGCGCCGAGCCCGTGGACGTCGCCGACCTCTACGAGCGGCTCGCCGACCTCGGCTACGCCTACGGCCCGGCGTTCCGTGGCCTCACCGCCGCCTGGCGGCTGGGCGAGGAGCTGTACGCCGAGGTCGGGCCGGGCCCGGCGGCGGTTGCCGACGCGTCCGGCTACCGACTGAACCCGGCGCTGTCCGATGCCGCCCTGCACGCGGTGGTCGGCCTGCTGCCGTCGGGCACCGGCGAACACCCGGCCCGTCCCCGCGTGCCCTTCGCCTGGAACGGCGTGACCCTGCACCGGCACGGAGCCTCGGCGCTGCGGGTGCGCATCCGGCCGACCGGACCGGACGCCGTTGCGCTGGACCTGGCCGACGACTCCGGCGCCCCGGTGGCCACAGTCGGTTCGCTCACCCTGCGCACCGTCGCCGACTCCGGCGCGGAGGCCGCCTACCGGCTCGACTGGCAGCCCCTGCCACGGCAGGCCGCCACCGCCCCCACCGCCTGGGCCGTCCTCAGCGGAACCGCAAACGTAACCGGCACCGACACCGCCCCCGACGCCCGGGGCGACCTGCTGCGCGTCGCGCTGGCCCGGGCCACCGGCCAGCCGGTTCCGGTCGTCGACCGCCCCGGCGACCTCCCCGCCGCCCCCGCCCGGACGGTCGTGGCCGTGGTGCCGGACGCCTCCGCCGCGCTGGCGGCCATCCAGAGCTGGCTGGCCGAGGAGCAGGCGGCCGACACCCCGCACCGGCTGGCACTGGCCACCCGCCGTGCGGTGGCCGTCCACCCCGGCGAGGACGTCCCCGAGCCCGCCGCCGCCACCGTGTGGGGCCTGGTCCGCACGGCCCAGGCCGAACACCCCGGCCGGCTGCTGCTGCTCGACCTGGACGACGCCCCCGGGACGCCGGACGCCCTGCCCGCCGCCGTTGCCGCCGCTGTCGCCGCCGACGAACCGCAGCTCGCGGTGCGCGGTGAGGAGGTGCTGGTGCCCCGACTGGTCCGGGTGCGGGCCGCGGACACCCTGGCAGCGCCGCCGGAGGCGGGCCCGTGGCGGCTGGACACCCGCACCCCCGGCAGCATCGACAGCGTCGAGCTGCTCCCCGCGCCCGGCGCGGAAAGGGAGTTGGGCCCGGACGAGGTCCGGATCGCGCTGCGTGCCGCCGGGTTGAACTTCCGGGACGTGCTGATCGCCCTGGGCATGTACCCGGGCGGGGCCAGCATCGGCGCGGAGGGCGCGGGGATCGTCCTGGAGACCGGCCCCGGGGTCACCGGCCTGGCGGCCGGGGACCGGGTGATGGGGCTGGTCCAGGGCACGCTCGGGCCGGTCGCCGTCACCGATCGGCGGCTGCTGACCCGCGTCCCCGAGGGCTGGAGCTTCGCCCAGGCGGCGAGCGTCCCGGTCGCCTTCCTGACCGCCTACCACGGCCTGTACGACCTGGCCGGGCTGCGGCCGGGCGAGTCGCTGCTGGTGCACGCCGCCACCGGTGGCGTCGGTCAGGCAGCGGTACAACTCGCCCGCCACGGCGGCGCGGAGGTGTTCGGCACGGCCAGCCCGGGCAAGTGGGCCACCCTGCGCGGCCAGGGCCTGGACGACCGCCGTATCGCCGACAGCCGCACCCTGGGCTTCGAGGACGCCTTCCGGGAGGCGACCGGCGGGCGCGGAGTGGACGTGGTGCTCAACTCCCTGGCCCGGGAGTTCACCGACGCCTCACTGCGGCTGCTCGCGCCCCGGGGCCGCTTCGTGGAGATGGGCAAGACCGACCCGCGCGACCCGCAGGCCGTGGCCCGCGACCACAACGGCGCCTCCTACCAGGCCTTCGACCTCTTCGACGTCGACCCCGAGCGGATCGCCGAAATCCTGTCCCGGCTGGCCGAGTTGTTCGCCACCGGCGCGCTCACCCCGCTGCCGGTGCAGGCCCAGGACGTCCGGCAGGCCGAGCACGCCCTGCGCGGCCTCAGCCAGGCCCGGCACACCGGCAAGCTCGCGCTCACCCTGCCCGCCGGGCTGCGACCCGAGGGGACGGTGCTGGTCACCGGCGGCACCGGCGCGCTGGGACGCCTGGTCGCCCGCCGCCTGGTCACCCACCACGGCGTCAGCCGACTGCTGCTGACGAGTCGTCAGGGGTATTCAGCGCCAGGCGCGGAGGAGCTCATCGCCGAACTCGCCGCCCTGGGTGCGCAGACCACGGTGGCGGCCTGCGACGCCGCCGACGCCGAGGCGCTCGCCGCGCTGCTGGCCGGCGTCCCGTCCGCGCACCCGCTCACCGCCGTCGTCCACGCCGCCGGGGTCCTCGATGACACGCTGCTGACCTCGCTCACCCCCGACCGGCTGCGGGACGTCCTGCGGCCCAAGGCCGAGGGCGCGTGGAACCTGCACCGCGCCACCGAGCACCTGGACCTGGCCGCGTTCGTCCTGTTCTCCTCCGCCGTCGGCCTGCTCGGCAACCCCGGCCAGGCCAACTACGCTGCCGCCAACGCCTATCTGGACGCCCTCGCCCAGCACCGCCGGATCCGCGGGCTGCCCGCCGCCTCGCTCGCCTGGGGGCACTGGGCCGAAGCCGGGGGCCTGGCCGCCCGGTTGAGCCGCACCGAGTCCGAGCGCCTGGCCCGGACCGGCCTCGCCCCCATGCCCACCGATCTCGCCCTCGGACTCTTCGACGCCGCCCTCGGCACCCCGTACGCCCTGCTGGCCACCGCCGCCCTGGACACCGGCGGCAGGCCCCCCGGGGAGCTGTCCCCGGTGCTGCGCGGCCTGGCCCGCCCCCGGCCGCGCCCGGCAACCGCCGTCCCCGCCGTGGACGACGCGGCGGAGCTGCGGCGCCGACTCGACGGGAAGCGCCCCGCCGAGCAGGAGCGGCTGCTGCTCGCCCTGGTGCGCGACAACGCCGCGGCCGTGCTCGGCCACCCCGGACCCGAGGCCATCCGGCCCGACATCGGCTTCATGGACGCCGAGTTCGACTCCCTGAGCGCCATCGAACTGCGCAACCGGATCAACACCGCGACCGGGCTGCGCCTGCCCAGCACCGCGGTCTTCGACCATCCCACCCCGCTGGCCCTGGCCGCCCATCTGCGCGCCTGCCTGGCCCCGGAACCGCCCGCCGTACCCGCGCCCGCGCCCGCACCTGTACCCGTCCCCGGGCCGGTGGACGACCTCGCGGACCGCATCGCCGACGTCGGCGACGACGAGATCTTCGACTTCCTGCACAACGAGCTCGGAATTTCCTGA